The Sphaeramia orbicularis chromosome 18, fSphaOr1.1, whole genome shotgun sequence genome contains a region encoding:
- the LOC115438517 gene encoding galactose-specific lectin nattectin-like isoform X1: protein MKLLVVFLLVGTMMVLSEASPEPEAEPEAEPEAEPSGDSSESEDETATESADDDSDDGNQASNQTVVKRALRCPRFWRRYGRRCYRFFSWRRNWYSAQRKCRMYGGSLVSVRHRYHEYWLRRLAGGRLAWIGLHDRYYEGRWSYIDRTRYSYSNWCRGEPNNHRNEDCAMINWSGRKCWNDGQCGTRISFICSRRTSC from the exons ATGAAGTTGCTGGTTGTGTTTCTGCTCGTTGGTACCATGATGGTCCTGTCAGAGG CTTCTCCAGAGCCAGAGGCAGAACCTGAGGCAGAACCTGAGGCAGAACCATCTGGAG ATTCTTCAGAGTCAGAGGATGAGACTGCAACAGAATCAGCCGATGACG ACTCGGATGATGGAAATCAGGCGTCAAACCAAACGG TTGTTAAAAGAGCGTTACGTTGCCCCCGGTTCTGGAGACGGTATGGCAGACGGTGTTACCGCTTTTTTTCCTGGCGCAGAAACTGGTACAGCGCACAG CGTAAGTGCCGCATGTACGGTGGAAGCCTTGTATCTGTAAGACACCGTTACCATGAGTACTGGTTGAGGCGTCTGGCAGGAGGCAGACTAGCATGGATTGGACTCCACGATCGTTATTAT gaGGGCAGGTGGTCTTACATTGACAGAACAAGGTACAGCTATTCCAACTGGTGTCGTGGAGAGCCCAACAACCATCGCAATGAGGACTGTGCTATGATAAACTGGTCAG GTCGAAAGTGCTGGAATGATGGCCAGTGTGGCACACGAATCTCTTTCATCTGTTCACGAAGAACTTCTTGTTAA